A window of the Corythoichthys intestinalis isolate RoL2023-P3 chromosome 6, ASM3026506v1, whole genome shotgun sequence genome harbors these coding sequences:
- the LOC130917096 gene encoding coxsackievirus and adenovirus receptor homolog, with the protein MMMMWHLLWPSVLLGVFFNICPTCPLEIQKERKHYYVARGSSVQLPCAYSHTLDSKQYTEVSWSIVSADREEQPIIWFTGGRLYSDLYKPMEGRVQFTSADPQNGDASINIKDVRPSDTEMYRCLVKKLPELDKKILDLTVMEAPSQPLCSVDEEDNSMTLKCSSLQGTPPLHYIWSKTSGNKVLPPQATVDPTGATLHFNITERECGSYRCTVEIHDC; encoded by the exons ATGATGATGATGTGGCACCTCCTTTGGCCTTCTGTCCTCCTGggagtgtttttcaacatttgtcCAACATGCCCTCTGGAAATCCAGAAGGAAAGGAAACACTACTACGTCGCCAGGGGGTCAAGTGTCCAGCTACCTTGTGCGTACAGTCACACCCTGGACTCTAAGCAGTACACGGAGGTCTCGTGGAGTATCGTGTCTGCAGACCGAGAGGAGCAACCCATTATTTGGTTTACAGGCGGCCGCTTGTATTCCGATTTGTACAAACCAATGGAGGGGAGGGTCCAATTCACATCAGCCGATCCCCAAAATGGAGACGCGTCTATCAACATCAAAGATGTACGTCCGTCAGACACGGAGATGTACCGGTGTCTGGTGAAGAAGTTACCAGAACTGGACAAGAAGATCTTAGACCTGACAGTCATGGAGGCACCCAGTCAGCCTCTGTGCAGTGTGGACGAAGAAGACAACAGTATGACGCTGAAATGCAGCTCTCTGCAAGGCACCCCACCTTTGCATTACATCTGGTCCAAGACCAGTGGAAATAAGGTCTTGCCTCCTCAGGCCACTGTGGACCCCACAGGAGCCACCTTGCATTTCAACATCACCGAGCGGGAGTGTGGAAGCTATCGCTGCACGGTGGAAA TCCACGATTGCTGA